The following coding sequences are from one Phycisphaeraceae bacterium window:
- a CDS encoding spondin domain-containing protein, with amino-acid sequence MSTSAQEITIKVENFQEQGGFSFTPFWVAVHNGGFDSYDGGSTLAGFPGTEELAELGQTGPISDAFAASAAGLVGGVDGTVLSPSTTPPVLTPGDSGSLTLNVGDATTNRYFSYASMVIPSNDLFVANGNPFGIELFDALGNFNGPVEILIFGRDVNDAGTEANDAANGPAFVAGQDGAAGLITDVAVINAFDDPTLPAHLTSFISTSNPIYTVQSTFGASDLIARITIVPEPASAGLLGLLGLGLIRRRMA; translated from the coding sequence TTGTCCACATCGGCTCAGGAGATCACGATCAAGGTTGAGAATTTCCAGGAGCAGGGCGGTTTCTCGTTTACGCCCTTCTGGGTCGCCGTGCACAATGGCGGGTTCGATAGCTACGACGGCGGGTCAACTCTTGCGGGCTTTCCGGGCACCGAAGAGTTGGCCGAGTTGGGTCAGACCGGTCCGATCAGCGATGCATTCGCGGCGAGTGCAGCGGGTCTGGTAGGCGGTGTGGATGGCACCGTTCTCAGCCCTTCGACAACCCCGCCGGTGCTTACGCCCGGTGACTCTGGCAGCCTGACGCTCAACGTCGGCGACGCGACCACGAATCGCTACTTCAGCTACGCCTCGATGGTGATTCCTAGCAACGATCTGTTCGTGGCCAATGGCAACCCATTTGGGATCGAGTTGTTCGACGCGTTGGGTAACTTCAATGGTCCGGTCGAGATCCTCATCTTCGGGCGTGATGTGAATGATGCGGGCACTGAGGCGAACGATGCGGCCAACGGCCCGGCTTTCGTCGCTGGTCAGGACGGGGCGGCGGGGTTGATTACAGACGTGGCAGTCATCAATGCCTTCGATGATCCGACACTGCCCGCTCACCTGACCAGCTTCATTAGCACCAGCAATCCGATCTACACCGTTCAGAGCACCTTCGGAGCCAGTGACCTCATTGCTCGGATCACGATTGTCCCGGAACCCGCCAGCGCAGGTCTGTTGGGCCTGCTTGGGCTGGGCCTGATCCGCAGGCGCATGGCCTGA
- a CDS encoding PEP-CTERM sorting domain-containing protein (PEP-CTERM proteins occur, often in large numbers, in the proteomes of bacteria that also encode an exosortase, a predicted intramembrane cysteine proteinase. The presence of a PEP-CTERM domain at a protein's C-terminus predicts cleavage within the sorting domain, followed by covalent anchoring to some some component of the (usually Gram-negative) cell surface. Many PEP-CTERM proteins exhibit an unusual sequence composition that includes large numbers of potential glycosylation sites. Expression of one such protein has been shown restore the ability of a bacterium to form floc, a type of biofilm.): MFLSDGSYRAAALVSGFVLCGSVSASVLDDFNSGILVADFLFDDVAGTTIDGAANSANPLATFDVDADSADVVTNGSGQLDASLKANTAFGSNYVDLDAIDSGRVIALMDVTYSFDDQIFDSAQDEEFRLTLITNDPRSTFVTAEIFFQRTSATEVTLYGNGVGTGASDTPDVILAGGARVLTLLDVDLDADVFELFYSFNDGATFTSAGTGTLDPTRGIESVRMVLNEDFSNDTLLIDRFAVAIIPEPASVALLGLGGLMLGRRRA; encoded by the coding sequence ATGTTCCTATCTGATGGTAGCTACCGGGCAGCGGCTCTGGTCTCGGGTTTCGTGCTCTGTGGGTCCGTTTCAGCTTCTGTGCTGGACGATTTCAACAGCGGCATCCTTGTCGCGGACTTCCTGTTCGACGATGTCGCCGGGACCACCATTGACGGTGCCGCCAACTCAGCCAATCCACTCGCCACCTTCGACGTTGATGCGGACAGCGCCGATGTCGTCACCAACGGCTCGGGCCAGCTCGACGCTTCGCTGAAGGCGAATACAGCTTTCGGCAGCAACTACGTCGACCTGGACGCGATCGATTCAGGCCGTGTCATCGCCCTGATGGACGTGACCTACAGCTTTGATGATCAGATTTTCGACTCCGCCCAGGACGAGGAGTTCCGGCTCACGCTGATCACCAATGATCCGCGGTCAACCTTTGTGACAGCGGAGATCTTCTTCCAGCGGACCTCAGCGACTGAGGTGACCCTGTACGGCAACGGCGTCGGCACGGGGGCATCGGATACGCCCGATGTGATCCTCGCTGGTGGCGCCCGGGTCCTGACGCTGCTCGACGTTGATCTCGACGCCGACGTATTTGAACTGTTCTACTCATTCAATGATGGCGCTACGTTCACCTCTGCTGGTACCGGCACGCTGGACCCGACCCGTGGCATCGAGTCGGTGCGGATGGTCCTCAACGAGGATTTCTCGAATGACACGCTGTTGATCGACCGGTTCGCGGTGGCCATCATTCCTGAGCCAGCAAGTGTCGCCCTGCTCGGTCTGGGCGGCTTGATGCTTGGCCGTCGTCGCGCCTGA
- a CDS encoding sugar transferase, translating to MTTHILQPRKSMIEPAVPMGQLRSPGWGYELVKRSLDITLASVGLLIISPLLLGCAVWIKLADGGPVLFWQWRAGRDGWLFRLWKFRTMTLDAEDRGAQLASVGDRRILPGCSWMRKSHLDELPQLWNILIGEMSLVGPRPERPEIIEELRQELPRVEWRLTGPPGLTGLAQVRNGYSNDVKGMRRKLAFDLKYLRRRSTVGDLRLLVQTLPRCWDPTAC from the coding sequence ATGACGACCCACATCCTCCAACCACGCAAGTCGATGATCGAGCCTGCCGTCCCCATGGGACAGCTCCGCTCGCCCGGCTGGGGCTACGAGCTGGTCAAGCGATCCCTCGACATCACACTCGCCAGCGTGGGACTGCTCATCATCAGCCCCCTGCTCCTGGGATGCGCGGTCTGGATCAAGCTCGCCGATGGCGGGCCGGTCCTCTTCTGGCAGTGGCGTGCTGGTCGTGATGGCTGGCTCTTCCGACTGTGGAAGTTCCGCACCATGACCCTCGACGCCGAAGATCGCGGGGCCCAGCTAGCGTCCGTTGGCGACCGCCGCATCCTCCCCGGATGCAGTTGGATGCGCAAGAGCCACCTCGATGAGCTACCGCAGCTGTGGAACATCCTCATAGGTGAAATGAGCCTGGTCGGCCCTCGACCCGAACGTCCGGAAATCATCGAGGAACTGCGCCAGGAACTGCCCCGAGTCGAGTGGCGCCTTACCGGACCTCCAGGACTAACAGGACTTGCACAGGTCCGAAACGGTTACAGCAACGATGTGAAGGGCATGCGACGAAAGCTCGCCTTCGATCTCAAGTACCTCCGTCGACGATCCACCGTCGGCGATCTGCGTCTGCTCGTGCAGACCCTGCCCCGCTGCTGGGACCCCACCGCGTGCTGA
- a CDS encoding PEP-CTERM sorting domain-containing protein, translating into MSIMINRARCSTLALATAFTTAAGTMPVQGALLAYEGWDAYPNGTSLDGLAIEGGIGWSTGDAWTRSGGNNGVYLTDAGTSLEYNDGTTSLLTSSGSVADADDGKRGGFDRNFDATALNNGGDRWFSLLFRLDAGPTADLADNFAYSGINRSAGSATNSGAIDGFRLKNWSAWAGTYDLIANANGAESATSTSLTHGNTYLIVGHLFDTSPNNQDVVTIYLNPDVGVAAPANFDASLSVNSQISNGDDLLQFAFSSIGNAINSPFQYHIDEIRVGDTLIDVVPAVPEPAALGLLAAGVVLLRRR; encoded by the coding sequence ATGTCCATCATGATCAATCGCGCACGCTGTAGCACCCTGGCCCTCGCTACGGCCTTCACGACTGCAGCTGGAACCATGCCTGTCCAAGGTGCCCTGCTTGCCTATGAAGGATGGGATGCCTATCCCAACGGCACCAGCCTCGACGGCCTGGCCATCGAAGGCGGGATCGGCTGGAGCACCGGTGATGCCTGGACACGCTCTGGTGGGAACAACGGAGTCTATCTCACCGATGCAGGCACCAGCCTCGAATACAACGACGGCACAACCAGCCTCCTGACCTCGTCAGGCTCGGTAGCTGACGCCGATGATGGCAAGCGAGGCGGGTTTGATCGCAACTTCGATGCGACCGCCCTAAACAACGGCGGAGATCGCTGGTTCAGCCTCCTCTTCCGACTGGACGCCGGACCGACCGCTGATCTGGCGGATAACTTTGCCTATTCCGGCATCAATCGCTCTGCCGGCAGCGCCACCAACTCCGGTGCCATTGATGGATTTCGTCTGAAAAACTGGTCCGCATGGGCCGGGACTTACGATCTGATCGCCAACGCCAACGGTGCTGAGTCAGCCACATCAACCTCGCTGACCCACGGCAATACCTACCTCATCGTGGGTCATCTCTTTGACACAAGCCCCAACAATCAGGACGTTGTGACGATCTACCTCAATCCCGATGTTGGCGTGGCAGCCCCAGCTAACTTCGACGCTTCCCTCTCTGTCAACTCCCAGATCTCCAACGGCGACGACCTGCTGCAGTTCGCGTTCTCATCAATTGGCAATGCGATCAACAGCCCGTTCCAGTACCACATCGATGAGATCCGAGTCGGCGATACATTGATCGATGTCGTTCCGGCTGTTCCTGAGCCCGCTGCTTTGGGGCTACTGGCTGCGGGCGTTGTCCTCCTGAGGCGTCGCTGA
- a CDS encoding TetR/AcrR family transcriptional regulator translates to MQSTKEALRQAALKVAGAEGMQGASVRSITREAGVTEAVLYRHFTNKEDLWKDIYAKIVGEMIHDKTELVDADLPLAEKLRRWVDLTYAYYDGNRDAFTYVLLMPSSYAESLGEVYTTQSRLLRAVLVSGIRRGSCRELDVDIALAMVAGLMLGVPRRINEGTLTGPALLYAEEVAHAMARVLGCTDKPKAQAGDG, encoded by the coding sequence GTGCAGAGCACCAAGGAGGCGCTCCGGCAGGCGGCTCTGAAAGTCGCCGGAGCCGAGGGTATGCAGGGGGCGTCGGTGCGGTCGATCACCCGGGAGGCTGGTGTGACGGAAGCTGTTCTCTACCGGCACTTCACGAACAAAGAGGACCTCTGGAAGGACATCTACGCCAAGATTGTTGGTGAGATGATTCACGACAAGACCGAACTGGTGGACGCCGACCTGCCGCTGGCTGAGAAGCTCAGGCGATGGGTCGATCTCACTTACGCCTACTACGACGGCAACCGCGATGCGTTTACTTATGTGTTGCTGATGCCGAGCAGTTACGCCGAGTCTCTGGGGGAGGTTTACACGACGCAGAGTCGGCTGCTCCGTGCTGTTCTTGTGTCGGGTATCCGGCGTGGATCGTGTCGTGAGTTGGATGTCGATATTGCCCTCGCCATGGTGGCGGGCCTGATGCTCGGGGTGCCTCGGCGGATCAATGAAGGGACGTTGACGGGGCCAGCGCTGCTGTACGCCGAAGAGGTCGCCCATGCGATGGCACGGGTGCTTGGTTGTACGGATAAGCCCAAGGCCCAGGCGGGTGATGGATGA
- a CDS encoding arsenate reductase ArsC has protein sequence MHDKLKLLFLCTGNSCRSQMAEGWTRHLWSDQIETLSAGVVAKGLNPNAVAVMREAGVDIASQQSRTMQEVIEHGFEPDVVITVCQHAHENCPVFPAKARIIHRGFDDPPHLAEFESDPEVAMNHYRRVRDEIRAFVETLPDALDHPGMK, from the coding sequence ATGCACGACAAACTCAAGCTGCTGTTCCTCTGTACCGGCAACTCCTGTCGATCCCAGATGGCCGAGGGCTGGACCCGCCATCTCTGGTCGGACCAGATCGAAACCTTGTCGGCTGGCGTGGTCGCCAAGGGGCTCAACCCCAACGCCGTGGCGGTCATGCGTGAGGCTGGCGTCGATATCGCCTCACAGCAATCTCGCACCATGCAGGAGGTCATCGAACACGGTTTTGAGCCCGATGTCGTCATCACGGTCTGTCAGCACGCCCACGAGAACTGCCCGGTGTTCCCCGCGAAAGCAAGAATCATTCACCGTGGGTTTGATGACCCGCCCCACCTCGCGGAGTTTGAGTCCGACCCGGAAGTCGCGATGAATCACTACCGGCGGGTCCGCGATGAGATCCGAGCTTTCGTCGAGACGCTCCCGGATGCGCTCGATCACCCCGGCATGAAATAA